In Apium graveolens cultivar Ventura chromosome 10, ASM990537v1, whole genome shotgun sequence, the following are encoded in one genomic region:
- the LOC141690965 gene encoding secreted RxLR effector protein 161-like yields the protein METPTVKHQHAVKHIPRYIKGKINHGLEYVKEENGKILYGFTDSELAGDVVDRTSTGGMCFYLNKNLISRASQKQRVITLSSYEAEYMTVTIATCQSIWLHGLLREISGHQIGLVVLYVDNSCSSVATTSMATVALSNCSNTSVVTRASVATEFP from the exons ATGGAAACACCCACAGTGAAGCATCAACATGCAGTGAAGCATATTCCGAGATACATAAAAGGGAAAATTAATCACGGTCTGGAATATGTAAAGGAAGAGAATGGGAAAATTTTATATGGTTTTACTGATAGTGAATTAGCTGGGGATGTAGTAGATAGAACGAGCACTGGTGGGATGTGTTTCTATTTAAATAAAAACTTGATTTCTAGAGCATCACAGAAGCAGAGGGTGATTACTCTTTCGTCATACGAAGCAGAGTATATGACTGTTACTATAGCAACGTGCCAGAGTATTTGGCTTCATGGATTGCTGAGAGAAATTTCTGGACATCAGATTGGACTAGTAGTTTTATATGTCGACAACAG TTGCTCTTCTGTGGCGACAACCTCTATGGCGACAGTTGCCTTGAGCAATTGTTCCAACACCTCTGTGGTGACAAGagcttctgtggcgacagagttTCCTTAG